One region of Sphingomonas kaistensis genomic DNA includes:
- a CDS encoding S24/S26 family peptidase yields the protein MLEQLCRERAQDYASLSRLIGRNSAYIQQFIRRGTPRRLPEQERRLLARHFGIAEQLLGADSDRVATAGLVPVALLDLAVSAGPGAVGGSEMPVAQIGFDPAWLNRLTAAGADELSLVQVDGDSMAGTLLPGDDILVDRSDGEARVRDGIYVLRIEDSLLVKRLTLHPVTRRVTVQSDNPAYADWPDLALSDIKLIGRVIWTGRRVA from the coding sequence GTGCTTGAGCAATTGTGCCGTGAACGCGCCCAGGATTACGCCAGTCTGTCGCGCCTGATTGGGCGCAACAGTGCCTATATCCAGCAGTTCATCCGGCGCGGCACGCCCAGGCGCCTGCCCGAGCAGGAACGGCGCTTGCTCGCACGGCACTTCGGCATTGCCGAGCAATTGCTTGGAGCGGACAGCGACCGGGTAGCGACCGCCGGCCTGGTGCCCGTCGCCTTGCTGGATCTGGCGGTGTCGGCAGGTCCTGGCGCAGTCGGCGGCAGCGAAATGCCGGTCGCCCAGATCGGCTTCGATCCCGCCTGGCTCAACCGCCTCACCGCCGCCGGCGCCGACGAATTGAGCCTGGTGCAGGTCGACGGTGATTCGATGGCCGGCACCTTGCTTCCCGGCGACGATATCCTGGTCGATCGCAGCGACGGCGAAGCGCGCGTTCGCGACGGTATCTACGTGCTGCGGATCGAGGACAGCCTGCTGGTCAAGCGGCTGACGCTGCATCCGGTGACCCGGCGGGTGACGGTGCAGTCGGACAATCCGGCCTATGCCGACTGGCCGGACCTGGCGCTGTCGGACATCAAGCTGATCGGGCGCGTGATCTGGACCGGGCGGCGGGTCGCCTAG
- a CDS encoding nuclear transport factor 2 family protein, producing the protein MASEGNVRIEALEHQLMRAWLEGDRKAMKKLLSGRFRLVVGAKSPVLLDRKSMIEAAGTGWRLNGYRVGNSVYSRTIGPSALFAAELELKIEIDGVDLSGSWWMADYWRRSGIAQRWQLADRQLARIDDGSPFPDAVRGLQLWR; encoded by the coding sequence ATGGCAAGCGAGGGTAATGTGCGTATCGAGGCGCTGGAGCATCAACTGATGCGGGCGTGGCTCGAAGGTGACCGCAAGGCGATGAAGAAGCTGCTGTCCGGCCGCTTCCGCCTGGTCGTCGGGGCCAAGTCGCCGGTGCTGCTCGACCGCAAGAGCATGATCGAGGCGGCGGGCACCGGATGGCGGCTCAATGGCTATCGTGTGGGCAACAGCGTCTATTCGCGGACCATCGGACCGTCCGCCCTGTTCGCAGCCGAGCTTGAGCTCAAGATCGAGATCGACGGCGTCGACCTGTCCGGCTCCTGGTGGATGGCGGATTACTGGCGCCGCTCGGGAATCGCGCAGCGCTGGCAATTGGCCGATCGTCAGCTCGCCCGCATCGACGACGGCTCTCCTTTCCCCGACGCGGTGCGCGGGCTCCAGCTCTGGCGCTAG
- a CDS encoding TVP38/TMEM64 family protein — translation MELAALHLQLAPLLPAIGGTVGGALLLYLLATTLTACSIPGMIIPMSLTGGLLLGPWLAVLTVATGAMTGSLFLFALTRRFGAERLRRRFGSRLEPFEERLTRLGPYAVAALRVAGAPGPLITAGAALTSMKRTPFALATLIGLLPSVVLAAASPGLILG, via the coding sequence ATGGAACTCGCCGCGCTGCACCTTCAACTGGCTCCGTTGCTGCCGGCGATCGGCGGCACCGTCGGCGGCGCTTTGCTCCTTTACCTACTAGCCACGACGCTCACCGCTTGTTCGATTCCCGGGATGATCATCCCGATGAGCCTGACCGGCGGCTTGCTCCTCGGGCCGTGGCTGGCGGTGCTGACCGTCGCGACCGGGGCGATGACCGGAAGCCTGTTCCTGTTCGCCCTTACCCGCCGCTTCGGGGCCGAACGGCTGCGCCGCCGGTTCGGGAGCCGGCTCGAACCTTTCGAGGAGCGGCTGACGCGTCTTGGTCCCTATGCGGTCGCAGCGTTGCGCGTTGCCGGCGCTCCCGGGCCCCTGATCACTGCCGGCGCCGCGCTTACCTCGATGAAGCGCACGCCGTTTGCACTCGCGACCCTCATCGGGCTGCTGCCGAGTGTGGTCCTGGCGGCCGCGAGTCCCGGACTGATACTCGGCTGA
- a CDS encoding PilZ domain-containing protein, producing MNDFRDRLLAGKPLSDPLLRTKAKAPRAEASRAAEDESFADVAINREAIRQANHRDADRHRLASEHAELSKDGQVQPVTLVNLSGGGAMIEGADDLKLWDRVELKLGGSASLEAIVRWVRGTRFGLEFAHETRIDTGQEQLTTTLLAVIARSFPDVAKAQSDVVAVEPVAEEAAVEGEPHEMTERELRHPLIWSGIVHYDHDSAPVRLRNISSSGALVECATTYPVGAELLLDLGEAGSIFATVNWAHGDQCGLQFRSPYDLAELAKARPQVANSRWQAPDYLRDDTSQQGPWKSQWAQADLSQLHRQLESTRSAIHRR from the coding sequence ATGAACGACTTCCGGGATCGACTCCTCGCGGGCAAGCCCCTCAGCGACCCGCTGCTTCGCACCAAAGCCAAGGCGCCCCGCGCCGAGGCCAGCCGCGCCGCGGAGGACGAAAGCTTCGCCGACGTGGCGATCAATCGCGAGGCGATCCGCCAGGCCAATCACCGCGACGCCGACCGCCATCGCCTCGCTTCCGAACATGCCGAGCTCAGCAAGGACGGGCAGGTCCAGCCCGTCACCCTGGTCAACCTGTCGGGCGGCGGGGCGATGATCGAGGGCGCCGACGACCTCAAGCTGTGGGACCGGGTCGAGCTCAAGCTCGGCGGCAGCGCCAGCCTGGAGGCGATCGTGCGCTGGGTACGAGGGACCCGCTTCGGGCTCGAATTCGCCCACGAAACGCGGATCGATACCGGACAGGAACAGCTCACCACCACCCTGCTTGCGGTGATCGCGCGTTCCTTCCCCGACGTTGCGAAGGCGCAGTCCGACGTCGTCGCTGTCGAGCCGGTCGCCGAAGAAGCTGCTGTTGAAGGGGAGCCGCACGAGATGACCGAGCGGGAGCTCCGTCATCCGCTGATCTGGTCCGGCATCGTCCATTACGACCATGACAGCGCGCCGGTTCGCTTGCGCAACATCTCGTCCAGCGGCGCCCTGGTCGAATGCGCGACCACCTATCCTGTGGGGGCCGAGTTGCTGCTCGACCTCGGCGAGGCAGGTTCGATCTTCGCCACGGTCAACTGGGCGCATGGCGACCAGTGCGGACTGCAGTTCCGGTCGCCGTATGACCTGGCCGAACTGGCCAAGGCCCGTCCGCAGGTCGCCAACTCACGGTGGCAGGCGCCCGATTACCTGCGCGACGACACCAGCCAGCAGGGCCCGTGGAAATCCCAGTGGGCGCAAGCCGATCTCAGCCAGCTCCACCGCCAGCTGGAAAGCACGCGCAGCGCCATCCACCGCCGCTAG
- a CDS encoding DNA topoisomerase IB translates to MEPSTPARLRHCCDDQPGITRSQIKGKWAYYSPDGKRITDRDEIDRLNKIALPPAYTDAWFCPFANGHIQATGRDAKGRKQYRYHEAFRGRQDKKKYLGTVEFGAALPKLRRRVEKDLGGKPTSREAVLAAVVRLLDTEHIRIGNESYAKENKSFGATTLRSRHLRKLGNKLLVKFKGKHGITRELAITDAKLKRVVSKITELPGQNLFQYVDEEGETCAIASSDVNDYIREATGGDFTAKNFRTWSASVIAFDQMLSAQEEEVRKISLKTVLEPVAEALGNTPAISRKSYVHPRLIEATRENPKRPLGSIERPRARKYLSSEEVGLINWLMKGKKKPAGAKQAQANVDAAVKAADVSMAKVDAVAKKVAAAA, encoded by the coding sequence ATGGAACCCAGCACCCCCGCCCGCCTCCGCCATTGCTGCGATGACCAGCCGGGCATCACCCGCAGCCAGATCAAGGGCAAGTGGGCCTATTATTCGCCTGACGGGAAGCGGATCACCGATCGCGACGAGATCGACCGGCTCAACAAGATCGCCCTGCCACCGGCCTACACCGACGCGTGGTTCTGCCCGTTCGCGAACGGCCACATCCAGGCCACCGGCCGCGACGCGAAGGGCCGCAAGCAATATCGCTATCACGAGGCCTTCCGGGGGCGGCAGGACAAGAAGAAATATCTCGGCACGGTCGAGTTCGGCGCTGCCCTGCCCAAGCTTCGCCGCCGGGTCGAAAAGGACCTGGGTGGCAAGCCGACCAGCCGCGAGGCCGTGCTTGCCGCGGTGGTCCGGCTGCTCGACACCGAACATATCCGCATCGGCAACGAAAGCTACGCCAAGGAAAACAAGAGCTTCGGCGCAACCACTCTGCGCAGCCGCCACCTCCGCAAGCTGGGCAACAAGCTGCTGGTCAAGTTCAAGGGCAAGCACGGCATCACCCGGGAGCTTGCGATCACCGACGCGAAGCTCAAGCGCGTGGTGTCCAAGATCACCGAATTGCCCGGGCAGAACCTGTTCCAATATGTCGACGAGGAAGGCGAAACCTGCGCCATCGCCTCGTCCGACGTGAACGACTACATCCGGGAGGCGACCGGCGGCGACTTCACCGCCAAGAACTTCCGCACTTGGAGCGCGAGCGTGATCGCGTTCGACCAGATGCTCTCCGCCCAGGAGGAGGAAGTGCGCAAAATCAGCCTTAAGACGGTGCTCGAACCCGTCGCCGAGGCGCTCGGCAACACCCCCGCGATCAGCCGCAAGTCCTACGTCCATCCCCGCCTGATCGAGGCGACCCGCGAGAATCCAAAGCGTCCGCTAGGTTCGATCGAACGCCCCCGCGCCCGCAAATATCTGTCCAGCGAGGAAGTCGGCCTGATCAACTGGCTGATGAAGGGCAAGAAGAAGCCAGCCGGCGCCAAGCAGGCACAAGCCAACGTGGACGCTGCGGTCAAGGCCGCCGACGTCTCGATGGCCAAGGTCGACGCAGTCGCCAAGAAGGTCGCCGCAGCCGCCTGA
- a CDS encoding amino acid permease, with the protein MNNWTYRKSVTAHDELAEHHRLARTLSWPHLVALGVGAIVGTGILTLIGVGAGKAGPAVILSFAIAGLICACAALAYAEVATMIPASGSAYTYSYVVFGELIAWIIGWSLILEYSLVVSAVAVGWSGYVSGFLASLGWGLPQAWIAGPHAGGILNLPAIVIIGLVAAMLMAGTRESATLNAVLVLVKMAALALFIAIALPHFQASNFEPFMPYGFPRSGPSGSEVGVMAAAAIIFFAFYGFDAIATAAEEAKNPGRDLSIGIVGSMVVCVAIYMAVAAAAIGALAYTRFADSPEPLALILREIGSGWGAQLLGASAVIALPTVILAFFYGQSRIFFTMARDGLLPQGLARVSSRGSPVRITLFTAAVVAVIAGLFPLDEIAALANAGTLAAFVAVCAAMLVLRRRDPGAERKFRAPAAMVIGPLGILGCLYLFWSLPAQTRWYFLLWNLIGLAVYALWAQRQAARSRAPA; encoded by the coding sequence ATGAACAACTGGACCTATCGCAAGAGCGTCACCGCGCACGACGAGCTCGCCGAACATCATCGCCTGGCGCGCACCCTGTCGTGGCCGCACCTCGTGGCGTTGGGCGTCGGCGCGATCGTCGGCACCGGCATCCTGACCCTGATCGGCGTCGGGGCCGGCAAGGCCGGGCCGGCGGTGATCCTGAGCTTCGCGATCGCCGGCCTGATCTGCGCCTGTGCCGCGCTCGCCTATGCCGAGGTGGCGACCATGATCCCCGCTTCGGGATCGGCCTACACCTACAGTTATGTCGTGTTCGGGGAGCTGATCGCCTGGATCATCGGGTGGAGCCTGATCCTCGAATATAGCCTGGTGGTCAGCGCCGTGGCGGTCGGCTGGTCGGGCTATGTCTCGGGCTTCCTGGCAAGCCTTGGCTGGGGGCTTCCGCAGGCGTGGATCGCAGGGCCTCACGCGGGCGGAATATTGAACCTGCCGGCGATCGTGATCATCGGCCTGGTTGCGGCGATGCTGATGGCGGGAACGCGGGAAAGCGCGACGCTCAACGCGGTGCTGGTGCTGGTCAAGATGGCGGCGCTGGCGCTGTTCATCGCCATTGCCCTGCCGCACTTCCAGGCAAGCAATTTCGAACCGTTCATGCCCTATGGCTTCCCGCGCTCGGGCCCGAGCGGAAGCGAAGTGGGCGTGATGGCGGCCGCCGCGATCATCTTCTTTGCCTTCTACGGCTTTGACGCGATCGCCACCGCGGCCGAGGAGGCCAAGAACCCCGGGCGCGACCTGTCGATCGGGATCGTCGGATCGATGGTGGTGTGCGTCGCCATCTACATGGCAGTGGCCGCCGCGGCGATCGGCGCGCTGGCCTACACCCGGTTCGCCGACAGCCCCGAGCCGCTGGCCCTGATCCTGCGCGAAATCGGGTCGGGGTGGGGAGCCCAGCTGCTTGGCGCCAGCGCGGTGATTGCGCTGCCGACGGTGATCCTCGCCTTCTTCTATGGGCAGAGCCGGATCTTCTTCACCATGGCCCGCGACGGCCTGCTGCCCCAGGGCCTGGCGCGGGTGTCGAGCCGGGGCAGCCCGGTGCGGATCACGTTGTTCACCGCTGCGGTGGTGGCGGTGATCGCCGGCCTGTTCCCGCTCGACGAGATCGCGGCGCTGGCCAATGCCGGAACGCTGGCGGCGTTCGTGGCGGTGTGCGCCGCGATGCTCGTGCTGCGCCGCCGCGATCCGGGTGCCGAGCGCAAGTTCCGCGCACCTGCCGCCATGGTCATCGGTCCACTGGGGATCCTCGGCTGCCTTTACCTGTTCTGGAGCCTGCCCGCTCAGACCCGCTGGTATTTCCTGCTGTGGAACCTGATCGGCCTTGCGGTCTACGCCTTGTGGGCGCAGCGGCAGGCGGCGCGGAGCCGGGCTCCGGCCTGA
- a CDS encoding NTP transferase domain-containing protein translates to MAMRQAIILSAGQGSRLGQLTYDRPKCLIEFGGRSLLDRQLDVAAACGIERVVVVTGFREDAVEAALERRRAAGQGPQVRTLFNPFYKVADNTGSLFMAREALAGDTLVWNGDTMVSPALMKKVVANRQPGICVTIDRKADGYDADDMKVVVEDGRLRAIGKRLTDDDGVNAESIGLLAFRGDGAERFRGAIEAAMRSPEGTQIWYLRVIHHLAQDSAVWTLDIAGEQWGEVDFPEDIERAEAMVADW, encoded by the coding sequence CTGGCCATGCGTCAGGCAATCATCCTGTCGGCGGGACAGGGCTCCCGGCTCGGCCAACTCACCTACGACCGGCCCAAGTGCCTTATCGAGTTCGGCGGGCGAAGCCTGCTGGACCGGCAGCTCGACGTCGCCGCTGCGTGCGGGATCGAGCGGGTAGTGGTCGTTACCGGCTTTCGCGAGGATGCGGTGGAAGCCGCGCTCGAACGGCGCCGCGCGGCGGGGCAGGGGCCGCAGGTACGCACCCTGTTCAACCCCTTCTACAAGGTCGCCGACAATACCGGGTCTCTGTTCATGGCGCGGGAAGCGCTGGCGGGGGACACCCTTGTCTGGAACGGCGACACGATGGTCAGCCCCGCCCTGATGAAAAAGGTGGTGGCGAACCGGCAGCCGGGCATCTGTGTCACCATCGATCGCAAGGCCGACGGCTATGATGCCGACGACATGAAGGTCGTGGTCGAAGACGGACGGCTGCGCGCGATCGGCAAGCGCCTGACCGACGACGACGGCGTGAACGCGGAGTCGATCGGCCTGCTCGCCTTTCGCGGCGACGGCGCGGAACGCTTCCGCGGGGCGATCGAAGCGGCCATGCGATCGCCCGAGGGCACGCAGATCTGGTATCTCAGGGTCATCCATCACCTGGCGCAGGACAGCGCGGTGTGGACGCTCGACATCGCCGGGGAGCAATGGGGCGAGGTCGATTTCCCCGAGGATATCGAACGCGCCGAAGCGATGGTCGCGGACTGGTAG
- a CDS encoding mechanosensitive ion channel family protein, producing MNAKLTQLLDWISANLESLALGVAVAVGLIGLMLIARSIGHRIVASDPGAVTWKGVVGRVLSKTGLLFMAAAAIEIVLNYAELPAGVAHLFHNAFIIAFALQAAVWARELILGVIGARVGERPGETTLGNAMGVIRVLVSVAVFAIAIIVILDNLGVNVTALVAGLGIGGIAIGLAAQGIFSDLFAALAILFDKPFRRGDTIRFDTTTGTVEKIGLKTTRLTSLTGEQVIMANTKLLEREVRNLAAGHERQETLRFGLTYQTPPEKLERVPDIAREVVEAQEGCTLHRCVLVALGASSLDHELLFRHTGLDADVLFAKRAAILIALLRRFAAEGIDFAYPTQTTFTAAPDGTLVMPYAVPPPSSH from the coding sequence ATGAACGCCAAGCTCACCCAGCTACTCGACTGGATTTCCGCCAACCTTGAATCGCTCGCCCTCGGCGTCGCCGTTGCGGTGGGCCTTATCGGGCTGATGCTGATCGCCCGCTCGATCGGTCATCGAATCGTCGCCAGCGACCCGGGTGCGGTGACCTGGAAGGGAGTGGTGGGGCGGGTCCTGTCGAAGACCGGCCTGCTGTTCATGGCCGCCGCCGCGATCGAGATCGTTCTGAACTATGCCGAGCTACCCGCCGGCGTCGCGCATCTCTTCCACAATGCCTTCATCATCGCCTTCGCGCTGCAAGCGGCGGTCTGGGCGCGTGAGCTGATCCTCGGCGTGATCGGTGCCCGCGTCGGCGAGCGGCCGGGCGAAACCACGCTCGGCAACGCCATGGGCGTAATCCGCGTGCTGGTCAGCGTCGCGGTGTTCGCCATCGCGATCATCGTCATTCTCGACAACCTTGGGGTCAATGTCACCGCGTTGGTCGCCGGCCTCGGCATCGGCGGCATCGCCATCGGCCTTGCCGCGCAGGGCATCTTTTCCGACCTGTTCGCGGCGCTCGCCATCCTGTTCGACAAGCCGTTCCGCCGCGGCGACACCATCCGCTTCGACACCACCACCGGAACGGTCGAGAAGATCGGCCTCAAGACTACCCGCCTGACCAGCCTGACCGGCGAGCAGGTGATCATGGCCAACACCAAGCTGCTCGAACGCGAGGTCCGCAACCTCGCCGCCGGGCACGAGCGGCAGGAGACGTTGCGCTTCGGCCTGACCTACCAGACCCCTCCCGAAAAGCTCGAGCGCGTGCCGGACATCGCCCGCGAGGTGGTCGAAGCGCAGGAGGGCTGCACCCTTCACCGCTGCGTGCTGGTGGCGCTCGGCGCGTCGAGCCTCGACCACGAACTGCTGTTCCGCCACACCGGCCTCGACGCCGACGTGCTATTCGCCAAGCGCGCAGCGATCCTGATCGCCCTTCTTCGCCGCTTCGCCGCCGAAGGCATCGACTTCGCCTACCCGACCCAGACCACCTTCACCGCGGCGCCCGATGGGACGCTGGTCATGCCCTATGCGGTGCCGCCGCCTTCGTCTCACTAG
- a CDS encoding DJ-1/PfpI/YhbO family deglycase/protease produces the protein MQTKVLIMASSGFEQDELFVPLERLRAAGCEVKLAAPSRDPIRATVLDDPGRWITPDLSIAEADAAEWDALLLPGGLINPDHLRTDAAAVALVRAFLKGDKAVGAICHGPWLLIEADGVRGRQVTGWRSIRTDLRNAGGMFSDGPVVRDGKLVTAVGPQDSAAFADALLAAAKESLTFPA, from the coding sequence ATGCAGACCAAAGTCCTGATCATGGCGTCGAGCGGATTCGAGCAGGACGAGCTGTTCGTGCCCCTGGAGCGGCTGCGCGCCGCGGGCTGCGAGGTGAAGCTTGCCGCGCCATCGAGGGACCCGATCCGGGCGACGGTGCTGGACGATCCCGGGCGGTGGATCACGCCGGATCTTTCGATCGCCGAAGCGGACGCGGCCGAATGGGACGCGCTGTTGCTGCCGGGCGGCCTGATCAACCCCGATCACCTGCGCACCGATGCCGCGGCGGTGGCGCTGGTGCGGGCCTTCCTGAAGGGAGACAAGGCGGTCGGGGCGATCTGCCATGGGCCGTGGCTGCTGATCGAAGCCGATGGCGTGCGGGGACGCCAGGTAACCGGCTGGCGCTCGATCCGGACCGATCTTCGCAATGCGGGGGGGATGTTCAGCGATGGGCCGGTGGTGCGCGACGGCAAGCTGGTAACCGCCGTGGGACCGCAGGACAGTGCCGCTTTTGCCGATGCCTTGTTGGCCGCGGCTAAGGAAAGCCTAACCTTTCCCGCTTAG
- the glnA gene encoding type I glutamate--ammonia ligase has translation MADKVTASDIMKRLEEEEIEWVDLRFTDPKGKWQHLTMAAGAIDEDMLEDGFMFDGSSIGGWKAINESDMILMPDLGATYIDPFSATPMLILCCNVVEPATGELYARDPRSTATRAEAYLKETNLADTVYVGPEAEFFMFDDVRFGDDYNGSYFHLDDIELPTNTGRSYEGGNMAHRPRAKGGYFPVAPVDSAVDIRGEMVSTMLEMGLPCDKHHHEVAASQHELGLTYGTLVETADRMQVYKYVVHQVAHAYGKTATFMPKPIAQDNGSGMHTHFSLWSDGKPLFAGNGYAGLSDTALYFIGGVIKHARALNAFTNPTTNSYKRLVPGFEAPVLLAYSSRNRSASCRIPYGTGEKSKRVEFRFPDAMANPYLAYAAILMAGLDGVQNRIHPGEAMDKNLYDLPPAELVSVPTVCGSLREALTSLSADKDFLLKGDVFTADQIDAYIELKWDEVMRWETTPSPVEFDMYYSS, from the coding sequence ATGGCCGACAAGGTGACCGCCTCCGACATCATGAAGCGACTTGAAGAGGAGGAGATCGAGTGGGTCGATCTTCGCTTCACCGATCCCAAGGGCAAGTGGCAGCACCTGACCATGGCGGCCGGCGCCATCGACGAGGACATGCTGGAAGACGGCTTCATGTTCGACGGCTCGTCGATCGGCGGCTGGAAGGCGATCAATGAGAGCGACATGATCCTGATGCCGGATCTGGGCGCGACCTACATCGATCCGTTCAGCGCCACCCCCATGCTGATCCTGTGCTGCAACGTCGTCGAACCCGCGACGGGCGAACTGTACGCCCGCGATCCGCGCTCCACCGCGACCCGCGCCGAGGCCTACCTCAAGGAAACCAACCTCGCCGATACCGTCTATGTCGGACCCGAAGCCGAGTTCTTCATGTTCGACGACGTCCGCTTCGGCGACGACTATAACGGCAGCTACTTCCACCTCGACGACATCGAACTGCCGACCAACACCGGCCGCTCCTACGAGGGCGGCAACATGGCACACCGTCCGCGCGCCAAGGGCGGCTACTTCCCCGTCGCTCCGGTCGACAGCGCCGTCGACATCCGCGGCGAAATGGTGTCGACCATGCTGGAAATGGGCCTGCCCTGCGACAAGCACCACCACGAAGTCGCCGCTTCCCAGCATGAGCTCGGCCTGACCTACGGCACCCTGGTCGAAACTGCCGACCGGATGCAGGTCTACAAGTATGTCGTGCACCAGGTCGCCCACGCCTACGGCAAGACCGCGACCTTCATGCCCAAGCCGATCGCGCAGGATAACGGCTCGGGCATGCACACCCACTTCTCGCTGTGGAGCGACGGCAAGCCGCTGTTCGCCGGTAACGGCTATGCCGGCCTGTCGGACACCGCGCTTTACTTCATCGGCGGCGTCATCAAGCACGCCCGCGCGCTGAACGCCTTCACCAACCCGACGACCAACAGCTACAAGCGGCTGGTCCCGGGCTTCGAGGCGCCGGTGCTGCTGGCGTATTCCAGCCGCAACCGTTCCGCCTCGTGCCGCATCCCGTACGGCACCGGCGAAAAGTCGAAGCGCGTCGAGTTCCGCTTCCCGGACGCGATGGCCAATCCGTACCTCGCCTATGCCGCGATCCTGATGGCCGGCCTCGACGGCGTCCAGAACCGCATCCACCCGGGCGAGGCGATGGACAAGAACCTGTACGACTTGCCGCCGGCCGAACTGGTCAGCGTGCCGACCGTCTGCGGTTCGCTCCGCGAGGCGCTCACCAGCCTGTCCGCCGACAAGGACTTCCTGCTGAAGGGCGATGTTTTCACCGCCGACCAGATCGACGCTTACATCGAACTCAAGTGGGACGAGGTCATGCGCTGGGAGACCACTCCTAGCCCCGTCGAGTTCGACATGTATTATTCGAGCTGA
- a CDS encoding helix-turn-helix domain-containing protein, which yields MSDQPTPDPRLASMAPEELRSHMRALGYRTQNDLAAAIGVSRSAVSLWLEGKVGVPRPVAMLLRMLVAAQRRAF from the coding sequence ATGTCCGACCAGCCTACCCCCGATCCACGCCTCGCCTCGATGGCGCCCGAGGAACTGCGCAGCCACATGCGCGCGCTCGGCTATCGAACCCAGAACGACCTTGCTGCGGCGATCGGGGTCAGCCGCTCGGCCGTGTCGCTATGGTTGGAGGGCAAGGTCGGCGTGCCGCGTCCGGTCGCCATGCTGCTGCGGATGCTGGTCGCCGCCCAGCGCCGCGCCTTCTAG
- a CDS encoding P-II family nitrogen regulator has protein sequence MKKVEAIIKPFKLDDVKDALHEVGVSGMTVTEVKGFGRQKGHTELYRGAEYVIDFLPKVKIEVVVEDSLVANTVEAIAGAARTGRIGDGKIFVSPIEQAIRIRTGDEGADAI, from the coding sequence GTGAAGAAGGTCGAAGCGATCATCAAGCCGTTCAAGCTGGACGACGTGAAGGACGCGCTGCACGAGGTCGGGGTCAGCGGCATGACCGTGACCGAGGTCAAGGGCTTCGGCCGCCAGAAGGGCCACACCGAGCTCTATCGCGGCGCCGAATATGTCATCGATTTCCTGCCCAAGGTGAAGATCGAGGTAGTGGTTGAGGACAGCCTCGTCGCGAACACCGTCGAGGCGATTGCCGGCGCCGCCCGCACCGGTCGGATCGGCGATGGCAAGATCTTCGTCTCCCCGATCGAACAGGCGATACGGATTCGCACCGGGGACGAGGGCGCGGATGCGATCTGA
- the map gene encoding type I methionyl aminopeptidase: MTQYITVAAEDRSEARSGVIKLHDEEGFAGMRAAGRLAAEILDAMAPLVAPGVTTAELDATVFRLMRDAGAVPATLGYRGYTHSSCISINHVVCHGIPSDKPLKDGDIVNIDVTPILDGWHGDSSRMYMVGDVGVKARRLVDVTYECLMLGLEQARPGNRLGDISAAIQQHAEKNRYSVVRDFCGHGLGRLFHDSPEVVHAGRAGTGPELKPGMFFTVEPMINIGRADCKMLDDGWTAVTRDRSLSAQFEHSIGITEDGCEIFTTSPKGLHKPPY; the protein is encoded by the coding sequence ATGACTCAGTACATCACCGTCGCCGCCGAGGATCGCAGCGAAGCCCGTAGCGGCGTGATCAAGCTTCACGACGAGGAAGGCTTTGCCGGCATGCGGGCCGCGGGGCGCCTCGCCGCCGAAATCCTCGACGCCATGGCCCCGCTGGTGGCGCCCGGCGTCACCACCGCCGAGCTCGACGCCACCGTGTTTCGCCTCATGCGCGACGCGGGCGCGGTGCCCGCGACGCTCGGCTATCGCGGTTACACCCACAGCAGCTGCATCTCGATCAACCACGTGGTCTGCCATGGCATCCCGAGCGACAAGCCGCTCAAGGACGGCGACATCGTCAACATCGACGTGACCCCCATCCTCGACGGCTGGCACGGCGATTCCAGCCGGATGTACATGGTCGGCGACGTCGGGGTGAAAGCGCGGCGGCTGGTCGACGTCACCTACGAATGCCTGATGCTCGGGCTCGAGCAGGCCCGCCCGGGCAACCGCCTCGGCGACATCAGCGCCGCCATCCAGCAGCATGCCGAAAAGAACCGCTATTCGGTGGTGCGCGATTTCTGCGGCCATGGGCTCGGCCGCCTGTTCCACGACAGCCCCGAGGTGGTCCACGCCGGCCGCGCGGGGACCGGGCCGGAGCTCAAGCCGGGCATGTTCTTCACGGTCGAGCCGATGATCAACATCGGTCGGGCCGATTGCAAGATGCTCGACGACGGCTGGACCGCGGTGACCCGCGACCGCTCGCTGTCGGCCCAGTTCGAACATTCAATCGGGATCACCGAGGACGGCTGCGAGATCTTCACGACCAGTCCCAAGGGGCTCCACAAGCCGCCTTACTGA